ATAGTCTACTCTGTTTATCTTATTCTGAGGTGAATGGATTCCCGAAATTACCTATCACGAAAGGGGATATCGTAAGGTTCGTGACTTTATTGCAGATGATGAATACCTGGGTGAATGTGCCTATAGGTTAAGCTCTATAAGAGATCAAGACAACCGTGTCTATGTTGAATAACTGCTTAGTGAATACTCTCTAATTTTGAAAGATGATACGGTACCGCAAAAACTACGCGGCTTTTCCTTGTAGATCTCCAGGATCCGCCTGATAGTTTCAAGATCACGAATTTAGACGTGTGAGGTTGGCATATGAAAGAAAAACAGAAGATTTGTGAATGTGGCAATGTTGCCAGGAATGTAAGTGAAACATTTGGTAAGAAAGTTTACAGATGTGACCTATGCTATGAAAAATATCTTGCTGTACTTGGTGTAAAACTTAGGTGATTTAATGAGTTCAATTAATCGCTTAAACTTAATGTGTTCTGAGGATCGTAAACCTTGGGATACGTTAAAACCTGCGAATGAACTTACTCTGTTTCATTTTACCAGTGGTCAGAATAGACGTACTTCTAATAACCTTAAGTAAAGAAATATGTGAATCATTATAGTGAAGTAAACTTCATAGTTTTGGATTTATATCTATTGTTACATATAACGTTGTGAAAAAATTATTTATAAAAACGATTCATTTATTTATTAGTACAATGACTGCTGTTAAGGTGTAAATAAATGGATTATAAGTTCCGTTCTGCATGTATCAGGAAATTGACAAAATCATTTAGTTCAGAACTTATAGATGAAATTAAAAAACACTCTTTTTCTCCATCAGATAGCAAAGATGGTTTTGTTCTTCTAGAATCTTCAAATGATGTTTTTCTTTTTCAGTACCTTAGAAAAATTAACTATACGTATGGGGATTTTCAAGGAGAGCTTATACAGAGGAAAGGAGAAACTATTAAAGACCATATTTTCGAAATTAATTTAGACAGTATGTTGTTAATTATATATGCTGGAAAATCACAAAGCGATTTTTTAGTTAGAAAACTAGAGAATATTTGCGGTAACTCTTTCATCTCGGTTGAAATAGAATTTGCTAAAATTCTAGAAATCATGAAAAAATCTACATTTATTAGTAGAATGGAGCAAGTTGAACTTAAAAACTTTCAATGTAACAGTTCATTGGTAGGAAGATATATACCTAATGTCTATGATTACGAATTATTCAAAGATATAATTGAAAAATATTGCAATAACTTGTTAAAAGTTACATTGTCGTTTGAAAGTTACCAGGGTGATACAATCACTCTTACTATTGGCAAAGACAGTTCTTTTTTATTTAGATCTTATTCTGAAAACAATTCTAAAATTTTAACATATGTGTTGTCTAATTTATTATGAGGTATTTTTATGAATACGCCAATTATTAATTTGCGAGGACCAGAGGGCAAAAACATAACTGGAGAATTTGCAGAAGATGAAATCGAGGCATTTTTTTCAAATTTTGCTGGATGGAATTCAATTTATTATAATGTTGATATTGCAGTACCAAAAGTCTCTGATGAAGAGAAATCTGAAAATAGAGGTTATGATTTTATATATGAACTTTTTGAACCACTTGAGAATATTAACCAAGGAGTAATTATTGAATCTAAAAAAATATCTGACATTTCAAACTTTACTCCTTCAATGTTAGCAAAACATATTGGGATACTCAAACATAAAGTGAAGCAAGTAATGAACTATCAAGAGTTATATGAGGATACGAAAATAAAAGCATGTAATGTCAAATCATTTAGGTATGCCATATTATGTTATCGGTTTTCGAGTTTTGATTATGATAAATACCTACAAACACTTGAAATGTGTAAACTTGAGGAAACTATACGTGATATGAATTTTCCAACTATTTTTATTCTTTCAAATGACAGGCTTAAAGCTTTTGTAGAATTGAAAAATTACACCAAAGATTTGAAGTTTTATTCTCGTCAATTAAGATCAACAAACACATTACAAGAGTCAGATAAATTGCCTCTATTCCATTTATTTTCCGACATCGTACCCTTTAAAAGCAAAGATGGAGATGGCATTCTTACTTTTGACAAGCCATCCGTTGAATCATTTCTATTTATTAAAGATTTTGAATCGTATTATAATATGAATTTGTCCACTATTATATTTGCAAACTGTAATTATAATGATGAACCGATTTACAATCAATACAAATCTGAAATAGAGGGCTTTGAAAATATCTCTCCTATATATTTGGGTTTTGACATGAATTGTAGTATTAATTTAAAAACGGTGTTTAAATGACTCTTAATAAGGAAAAAACATACAAACGTCAAGATGAATTGATGCTTTTTTTTAATGGTAATGATATTAGAGTTCATAATTTAGAAGAATATTTTAAATCGAGAGGTGTATTTCTATTTTCAAATACTAGAAGACCCTTGGCAACAGTTGTGTCCAAATTCATATATGGTGTTGATTCTCAAGAAAAAATAAAAAGGTATATTGGGACCAAAGCTTTTCCAACTGTATCGGGCTTTATTCTAGAACCTGAAACTAGTATTACTTTTGAAGAGCTAAACCGATATTTTAATGCAAATGTATTAAGGACTTTTGAAAACATAAGTGACAGTAAGCTTCTTTATGTGGGAGTAAAGCATGGTGTATTAGTTGGTGAAATTGAATACAGCACCACTTCTTCTAAGACATATTCCCTTTTTGAGGTTGTTACCCGAAATATCAGATTTGAAATTATTAATGAAGGAAATGTTTGCATTATTTTCACCTTTTTAGAACAAGCAATCGACTATAGTATTGTTTATGGGGTGATTAATGAAATTATCAATACTGATAGTAATATTCGTTTTAGGATAATTGAAGAAAATCTGCCTGTACTTGGAAATACAGATAAAATTCATGCTTTTTTTAAAGAATCTATTTCCAAAATTAATCCTCTTTTTGAAGTAATTGGAATTACAAACTTTTCAAGAAAAAAGGCAGATGACGGCAACACAAAAGATCTTTTTGAGATGAATCTTTTAAGTGGAAACTTGGAGACAAAAATAACTGGAATAGATGCTTTAATTAGTAGTCTTAAAAATAGAAGTGCGAGACTTAATGGAGCTGGATTTGTTCTTCATGGAAGAGAAAATGGATATTTGTTTTTACTTAAATTAATTTCAAATGATGATAAAAAAAGAATTGAAATTGGTTTAAATGAAATAAAAAAAGTTCCTGATGGAAGTATGCTGGAATCTTTCTCTAAAAAGGAAGATTTCTATAAATTTGATTCCGCAAATGTATCGGATGAGGAAAAAAAGAGGCAGTGTCCCACATTTGCTGTAAATTCCCTGTACCTCTATTTGTTCTTAGTCTTCCATAGATAAATATTTGTTTCCTGTGATCCACTCTTCATTGATGTCTATCAATATTGAGACTGCAAGTCTCAATAGAGACTCTTCATTGGGGAATGCCCCAACAACCTTACTTCTTCTTTTGAGTTCCTTGTTGATTCTTTCTAAGATATTCGTATTTCTTATCTTTCTCCAATGTTCTTTTGGGAATGCTTGATAATTATGAATATCAAAGTAGAATCTTTCAAGTGTATCAATGGCCTTGTGAAACCTTCTTTCCTCAAGGAATTCAATCACTTCAGCTACCTGTTCTGGATCCTCTATAGACTTTTTTACTTTCTCCGCCACTTCTTTCTGGTGCTTTTTGGGTATAGTTTTCAATACAGCTCGGATCAAATGAACCTGACACATCTGCCAGCTTGATCCTGGAAATGAAGTTGTTACTGCTTTCTGGATTCCTTTATGACCATCTGAGATGATCAGTTCAACTCCTCTTAGTCCTCTTTCCTTAAGATCACTAAAGAGATCTTCCCAGAACATTGCATCTTCTCCATCTGCAATCCTTGCTCCCAGGATCTCTCTATATCCATCTTTCCTCACACCAGCGACAACAAACAAAGCTTTGTTACTGTACTGGGTACTATCCCTTATCTTGAAGTAAGTAGCATCAACGAACAGGTACTTGATCTCCTGCTCAATAGGTCTACATAGGAATTCGTTCACCTTCTCATCCAGTTCCTGGGATATCCTGGATACCTTCGATGCAGAAACGTTCTCAACTCCAAGCTCAGAGATGATGTGCTTTATTTTTCGTGTCGATACTCCCTGGAGATATGATTCAACAATCGCATTTTCCAATGCTTTCTCTGTTCTGGAGTATCTGTCAAAGACTTGTGTCGTAAACGGAACATCACGTAACTGAGGTTTCAGTAATTCCAGTTTGCCATGCCTGGTTGTAAAGGATCGCTTTTTGTAACCATTACGCTGAGCTTTTCTGTTCTCGTTACGTTCATACTTCTCTGCGCCTGATTGCTGAAAGGCCTCAACTTCCATAACCTGGTTCAAGAACCAGGTTATAAGGGCTCTTATAGCATCTTCTCTATCGACAAAGTAATCTTCTAACAGGTCATATAGATTCATGGTCCTGTACCTTCTTAGTTGTGTTCACTAATTCTAAGAGGTACGGGACTGTTATATTTTACAGAAAATTAGTTACGCTGCCAAAAAAGATGATTATGAAAAGCATTTGGGTATTAGTATCACTAGAATTCTACAACCTAAAAAGAGGAATTACAATAGTATAAAGCTAATCCATCCTATCGATCTGATATAAAGTAATTGAAGCAATGTATGTATTAAAGTGATGTGCAGAGAAAAATGTGATTGATTATTCACTGGCATAATCCGAAATCGTCAATAAAAGAAGGGTTGAGAATGAAAACAGTATCCATCTGCATTGAATGTCCTGATTGCAAAAAATTGATGATACCAACACCAGATAAAAAATTATGGTGTCTTAAATGTAAAAAAACACATGAGGCATCGGCTGATTCATACAGGACAATGATATCACTCATGAATATAGTTCTAAAATCCATCGAATCAAAATTTGATGAATAAAGGAAAAACTTTGGAATAAAACTTCCGATTATGATGACTATTTGGAAAAAAAATAGAATCTTTCTATCCATACAATGAGTGGGGGCAGTAAAGCCAGTGACTGCACGACATGTTAGATGGATTTATCTAAAAACAGAACAACATCCCCTTTCTCATCCAGTAATAGATCGGAGGGTTGTGAACTGACTGCACATCTTTTGTGTGTATAACTATTCTCTATATTTTATTTACTATATATACTAAATTTTTCATAATGCTGTTTATCCGAAGGAGAGTAACATCATGAAAGAAAAATAAGTAAAGACAGTTGTTTTTATTGGAGACTCTTTTGACATTAAGGCTCCCGGCGAGGTTGTGAAATACGGTCCTAAAGTCAATGTAAGCAGCATCGTAGACCGTAAGGTGTAATCAAGCCGGAGATCTTCGATAACATGCTTGATGCTGTGCAAAGGATCCCGAAGCCAGGAAGGCCATTAAAGAACTTGCTGCATGGAAGCCTAACTAACTCCACAAAGTAAGGGAGCCTCTCGTATGCCAGCTACCGTTTTTCAGATGGTACATAAAACTGTTGGCTATTTATTTTATAAGTTTCCAAGAAAAATCAATATTTCTAAATAAAATTACAATACAGCAATCTAGTTGTAAAAATTTATTATTAAAACAGTTAGAAAATAGTAGAATGGTGCTCCGACCGGGATTCGAACCCGAGTCTTCGGCTCGAAAGGCCGGAATGATTGGCCGGACTACACTATCGGAGCACGTCGATTTCGCTTTAGACAAGCGACTCCAACATAGTAGATATCATTATTAAAGGTTTCGCCTGATCACTGCATTTCAGCCGATTCCTCTTCCCCATCCCTCAGGTGCATGACCCAATAAGTGAGTTTATCGCACATCTCGGGCTGGCATGCATCCCTGCATCCTGCACACGGAGAGAAAACTTCCCCTGCCATGAGTAACTCAAAGGCGGGCTTCTCCTCTTCCTTGACCTTTAACAGGTACGTCCTGGCACCGTTGGATACCGCAGGCTCACGGGTGATCAGATCCTCATCCAGGAGCTTTGAAACGATCCTGGAGCACTTACGGCTGTCGATCTCGAGCAATTTCCAGAGCTGGTTCTGGTAGACGCCTTCTTCCTGATCACTAATAACTTTCAGAGCAGTTTCTTCAATACTCATATCTTCCCACTACGCGTCGAAATTAATCTTCCATCGGGATGACAAGAATAATATTATTTCCACGCAGGACCACAGAACCAAGTGATCTTAACTTTTCACCGTCTGCAATCTCAACAGTATCAAGGAGATGGAGGTTCATGTAATCGTCTGCACTGTTAAGAGTTCCTTCGAGAAGGTGAAGGTCGCCTTTCATCTCAACCTGGACTTTTGATCCAATCAATTTCTGGACTTTCTTATTAGGGAACAAAATTAATCCTCACATCATTTCTAAAATCTGGATTTAAAATTCAAAGTATAGGCTCTAACAATAATACAACCTAATATTTATCACTAGCGATATAACCTTTATCCATTCCAATTTTTCATGGAAAGCAATTTTTCATCAGTCTTTGAAATACATAGGGAAAAATACAGGATTTATGTATAACCCTGGAGTTCCGTGCTGTCCTGTACCGGAGTCTCGGATTCTTTTTTCGGCTTCACCGGTCTTCTGATAGGACCGAACTTGGCCTCATAATCCTTGAGGTGCTGGTTCAGCCATTTTGAGAGTTCAAGAGCGGCCAGTGGAGACAGGATAACCTCGCTTTCAAGCCTTCTCTGTATTACCTGCTCTTCCCCTGCCTTGGCAGCAGGCAAAGGCATGTCATTGTAAAAACCGATCCTGAAGTCATACGGGCTGTGACCTCCTATGGCGCCTATGGAGTATACCTGTTTGAAATCCTCAGGTTTATACAGCTCGATCCTGACTTTCCTTTTTGCCTTCTTCTCATCCGCTTGTTCACTCATGTTAACGTTTCCTTTGTAAACTATTTACCTAATAAGAGCAAGCATCACTTTAAAGGCTTGTGATAATTCCCGCAAAAATTATCCTTCGACCTGTTTTCTCAGCCTGCGTGCCTCTGAGGCTATATCCTTTTTGGAATATGCCCTGGCAATCATCTCCACGGCCTCCAGATTACGTACAACATTGTCCAGATAACCCAGCACATCGCCAGGATAGGCAGTAACACCATAGAGATTCTCCAGTTTCCTGACAATTCCCACGGGATCATATCCTTCAGCACGTATGGATATGATCTTCTCAGAGAACTTGTGCTCAGCGCATCCGCAATAGGGAGAATCCTTGCAACTGCAGGTCAAAAAGTCCGAAGCGAACTCGAACACCTGGTCCCGTAGACTGATATCCAGTTTCTGCATGTTCTCTCCCTCAAAGAGTATATCAAGAGATGCACCCTGGAAAACCCTGGATGGCAGGTTTATGTTCAGGGCAGCAGATATTCTGGCAGCGTATTTGAAATACACGGAATCAAAGAACTCCAGATTGGAAACGGTTGTCAGGGGACTCTGCTCCATCATCACGGCATCACGTATCAGAAACGCCTTTGAGACCGACAGGAAATGGCCTGAAGCGATCTTACCAAAACGGGTCAGCTTTATACTGTCACCTTTTCTATGAAGGAACTTTGACCTCTCAAGTCTTTTGATCAGGAAATCCACACTATAATCGGCAAGCATGTTCGCATGTATTCTCTTCAGGTCTTTCACAGAATGCGTCACAGCAGCCGTAGCAAGGATCTCCTCTGTCTTCTCCTCTTCCCCGTAGTCCACACCTATATGCTGCATCTCTCCCTTAAGCAGCTTTATGGCAACAGCATCCTCGGTATCACCCTGGTTACTGGTATATTTCTTATTCGGCACCGCAAGCAGCACAACCTCACCCCTGTCATGGTAATCAGGCCTGCCCGCACGTCCCAGCATCTGCAAAAACTCCTGCATATTGAGCCATTCAATTCCCATGGCAAGGGACTCAAATATTACCTGCGAGGCAGGGAAATCCACTCCTGCTGCCAGGGCTGCCGTTGTCACTACCACCGGAAGCTTGCCCTTACCAAAACTCACCTCAACCTTCTTGCGTTCCTCACTTGTAAGACCCGCATGATACGGAGCTGCATACATTGGCAGTGCTTCGGCTATACGATGGCAATTACGTCTTGAGTTTGTGAAAACAATGGTCTGACCCTTGTGCCCCTTTGATGAGACCTTGTTGAACTCGTCCCTGACAAGCCGGGTCATAATTTTGATCTTTGAATGTTCCGGACAGAGCACCAGATGTCTCTCTATGGGCACAGGACGGTACTCGTACTCTATAAGCTTTGCACCGAGCTGTTTTGCCATAAGCTGCGGTTTTGCAACGGTGGCTGAGAGATATATGAACTGTGCACTGGGTGCCACATACTTTAGCCTCCCGATAACACCATCCAGCCTGTGGCCACGCTCCTCATCCTCTATGGTGTGGACCTCATCCACAACGATCGTACCGACCTGACCAAGCATATCGGCACCCCCGGTCCGAAGTATATAATCTATACCTTCGTATGTACCGATAATGATATCCGAATCAAGTGTCCTTTTTGATTTATCGTTTTTCGATGCCTTGATACGGGCACTACCAACCCTGATGGATGTCTGTATGCCAAGATTTGAGTATCTCTTTGTGAACTGGTCATATTTCTGGTTCGCAAGTGCCACAAGGGGGACCAGATAGAGCAGTTTTCCCTTATTTCTCAGGATGTTCTCGACACCTGCAAGCTCTCCGATAAGCGTCTTACCGGTTGCGGTAACGGAAGTCACAAGCTGGTTCTGTCCCTTGAGCAGGCCGCTTTCGACCGAAAGTGACTGTACCGGCAGCAGGGTATCGGACTTCTTCAGAAGAAGATCCTTGAATTTGCGGCGGATCGGGAGCTCTTTAATCCTGGTTCCGGAAATCTCCTTGCTTGCGGCTATTGAATCAAACCGCGTGAGTTCGTGATCAAGGTCTTCGGGACTCAGCATCAGCAGGGTTCGGTCAAGATCCCGGGTTTTCAGGAGAATCGATTCCAGCCTCTCACATGCTTCGTCACTGTAGAAGGTCTGCGAGCTTGCCAGGACCCTGTATAGTTCTTCCCTTGCACAATCTTCGCATATCTTTTCCCTGTGGTATTTGATTGACCTTCTGTTCAGGAAATTGAACATGTCTTTCAGGACACAGAACCTGCAGACATTTACGACATCTGCACTTAACTGAAAGCCCTGCAGCATAGCAACAAGATCTGAGGTCTGCTCCTGATCCCCATCCTTTGCTATCATGATACGATTGGCCTTTCGCAGCAGGTCCGTGATCTCCGATGGCGGATGCAGCTCTTCACCTTTATCGGTTTTTACTTTGAACTTGTGAGGCCTCGGACCACCGGAAGTGTTCCTTAGCACCACCTCTCCGACAAAAAGAGGTTTTTTCTTCTTGTCCCTTATTGCAAGGACTGTTATTTTTGATCTTTCGGCTATAAATAATATCCAGAGAGTCATTGGTGTTCTTTCATTGTACAGTGGCTATAAATAGTATTGGATTTATAAAAGCCATAAGCTAAAAATATAATTAAGTATATATTATTCTTGCTTATAGGGGCTTGGAATATCTTGATAAATAATTCTATCACAGCAGACACCGTCACTTCAGAAGAACAGACTGAAGAATACGGAGAAACACCGTCACTTTATGACAGCCTTAAAAAACCGGCTTCTGACGCAATATCGCAGGATGGAATGATACTGCTTCCATCAGGCATCAGCGTACTTGACAGAAGCCTTGGTGGAGGTTTACCCGCTGGTTCGCTGTCTTATTTCTCAGCCGATCCGAGGTCCATGTCAGAAGTGTTTCTCTATCAGTTCACCCAGTCGCGCAAGACTTTCTATTTCACCACAGGACGAAAACCGAAATATGTTCTCAATGATATCATCAATCTTGGTTTCGATCCGGGAAATATCATCTTTGTTGATATCTACAGTGAATACTACTTCAGTTCCTGCGGGGAAATGGTCGAAAGTGTGGGTAATGAGTACATGGACTCACGAATAATAGAGTTTGCTGAATATAATCTCCAGAACATTGCAAACGACGCAGGCGATGAGATAATCAACATTATCATAGATTCGTTCTCGTTCTTCATGAACCTCCAGGTAAGTCCGGGAATTATACGCCAGCTTACAAATGTAATATACGAGATAACAAAGGAGATACAGTGTCTCACATATCTTTACGGTCAGAAGGGAAGTACTCCTGTAAAAATGGACAATGAGACCTTTGCAGCAGTTGATGTTATATTCGACTCCTCCCTTGATAAGGAATCTGATAAACTTGTGAGCAAACTCTCCATTCCGAAGATACGAGGACTCATACCAAATAATGATATCATTAAGTTCAAGATCGGAGAAGGAGTCCAGATCGACACTTCAAAGGACATAGCCTGAATCGGTAAAATCGAAGTTTAAGTTTATTCAGGCTCAAACTTTTTTATTTTAATTTTTTAATTCCAGTTAGAGGCAGGCATCTATCATAGCATGCCTGCAACTGCAGTTTCTCTTTTTCGGTATCCCTTCGATAGCCTCGATGACTATATCGAAAAGAGTTTCCTTTTTCTCCTGCAGTATATCCACGACCTCGGATGCCGTGATCTTCGTATCATCCAGTCCACAGGCGTTATTTGTGACCGTACACACAGAGGCATAGCAGAGATTCAGCTCCTTAGCAAGTACGACCTCGGGTACACCCGTCATACCCACAACATCAGCAAACTGGCTCATCATCCTTATCTCTGCCCTTGTTTCAAATCTCGGACCCTCGGTACAGGCATAGACTCCTTCCGAGAAGCCTGCGTTTTTGCTTTTCAGCACTTTTTTGATACTGTCCCTTATTTCCGGACAGTAGGGCTCGGTCACATCAACGTGCACTGTCCTGTCATCATGAAAAGTGGAAACCCTGTTCCTGGTAAAGTCAATGAAATCCTCGGCCAGGACAATGCTGCCTATGGGATGTTCTTTCATCGTACCCACGGAATTCAGGGAAATGATCCTCTCAACCCCAAGCTGCTTGATGCCCATCACGATTGCCCTGTAATTGATCCTGTGAGGCGGAACGTGTTTTGTTCCGTCAGCATGTCTCGGGATTATCACAACTCTTCCTTTAGCTGTGTTTAAGAAATGAACATTAATATTGCCAAAAGGTGTTTCAAGGGGGCAGCTTTCAACCTTTTCAGGCAGAAAAGCATTAACACCTCCTATTATTGCCAGATCCGGTGATTTTCCGTGAAGAGCTCGTGCCTCAGGTATCTGCATCGGCTGATCCCACCAGACCTTTTTTTTCTTCCATTTTGATATTCGTGGATATCTTGATCCCGAGCAATGCTATGATGATCGCAGCCACTATGGAATATACAAAGTACTGCACTCCGGCCTGAGAATCAAGGGATTCACTGCCTATTACCGGGTTTATGGACATCAGGTAGGTACTTGCACCCCAGAATAGCAAACCCATCGAGATCGCAAAGAAGGCAGGTATGATGTACCGGAAAACGGACCTTCCGCTTTTCTTACAATCTATTATCTTACCCAGATCAGCAAACAGAATCGATCCTGTGTAGAACCACACAGTGGAGTTTATAAATACCGTCACCAGAGGCACTATTCCGTAATACCAGACACCTTCGCTAGTATAGAGGTTCCATACATTTACCAGACCCACAATTGTTGCAAGTGCGAATATCACACCTGCTATGGCATAAGTTACAAACGTCATCCTGCCTGAGTAAAAGGAATCGTTCATATGTCCCCAGAGTATGGATATCGAATCACCGAAACCACGGTAGAGCATGTAAAGACCTATCGCTGCAAGTATTCCTATAACAGCTCCCTGGGGATAGTCGATCATAAGGAAGAACGCATATATCAATGAAGCCAGACCCAGCGGTACAAAGAAGGTCTGGGATATCTTCGGGTCATTGAATGCGTGTTTTATGATGTAGTAAGTACTTTCGAGATTGGCACTCTGCATAACAACTATACGTCTGACAGAGTCAATCTTTATCCTGGACTGCACGATCGGTAGCAGTGTCTCATCCTCTGCACCGTCTGATATGAAAATTGCGGATTCGGCATTGAATTTCTTAAGTATGAGATCAAGTTGGTTCGCTATTTTCTGATCCGAGATTATGCCGATGTTCCGATCACCTGCAAGGGTCACAATTTCAGCATCAATACCCTTTGCAAGCATATCGTCAAGTACCCTGATACCGCCAAATATGGTATTCGTATCAGAATCCTCGGGGTCTGCGGTACCGAGCTTTACTGCAGCCTCGATATTCGCCTCCCTGCCAATCAGAGGCCCCCTTATATCGGCTTTTTCACCCAGATCGTTATCTCTGTCTATACAAAGAATCAGTGTTTGCATATAATTCCATTTCCTATTTAGTAGGGAAATATAAATAGATTCTCATAAAATCGTAACTCTGAAAGACTTAATAAAATAGACAGGTAATATAAAAATAAAGTTTTCAGAGTAAATCTCCAATCAGCTTTTTTGCCCATATCAGTTTCTTTTTCTTTATGTCAGTGACATTAACATCATCAAGATCAAAACCCAGTAGTTTTATTTCAGACGCATGGAACTCATCTGCCAGAAAAACACACCTGTCCCCGTCACTGAATCCTCCGAAATTATAGACGTTTACGAGGGGAACTGACTGGGTACTTCCTATTATGTCTTTCATCAACGGTACATATCTCTCTAATTTGTCAATATTATCCCCATGTGCATGCACCACAACAACAGACCCGCGTTTATTTGCAAGGATCTCCTTTTCCAAATCTCCGTCAAGATCGGTTACGATTATATCAGGTATTATACCTCTGTCAACAAGAACTGCAGTAGCACCGTCGGCGGCAATTATAGTTTTTCCTGAAATATCCGTGACTTCAAGCTGGTCTTTGAGGCAAGGAGCATTACCGCATACAATAACACTTTTTCCGG
The window above is part of the Methanolobus zinderi genome. Proteins encoded here:
- a CDS encoding IS256 family transposase; amino-acid sequence: MNLYDLLEDYFVDREDAIRALITWFLNQVMEVEAFQQSGAEKYERNENRKAQRNGYKKRSFTTRHGKLELLKPQLRDVPFTTQVFDRYSRTEKALENAIVESYLQGVSTRKIKHIISELGVENVSASKVSRISQELDEKVNEFLCRPIEQEIKYLFVDATYFKIRDSTQYSNKALFVVAGVRKDGYREILGARIADGEDAMFWEDLFSDLKERGLRGVELIISDGHKGIQKAVTTSFPGSSWQMCQVHLIRAVLKTIPKKHQKEVAEKVKKSIEDPEQVAEVIEFLEERRFHKAIDTLERFYFDIHNYQAFPKEHWRKIRNTNILERINKELKRRSKVVGAFPNEESLLRLAVSILIDINEEWITGNKYLSMED
- a CDS encoding Lrp/AsnC family transcriptional regulator, whose product is MSIEETALKVISDQEEGVYQNQLWKLLEIDSRKCSRIVSKLLDEDLITREPAVSNGARTYLLKVKEEEKPAFELLMAGEVFSPCAGCRDACQPEMCDKLTYWVMHLRDGEEESAEMQ
- a CDS encoding LSM domain-containing protein, producing the protein MFPNKKVQKLIGSKVQVEMKGDLHLLEGTLNSADDYMNLHLLDTVEIADGEKLRSLGSVVLRGNNIILVIPMED
- a CDS encoding DUF3467 domain-containing protein, whose product is MSEQADEKKAKRKVRIELYKPEDFKQVYSIGAIGGHSPYDFRIGFYNDMPLPAAKAGEEQVIQRRLESEVILSPLAALELSKWLNQHLKDYEAKFGPIRRPVKPKKESETPVQDSTELQGYT
- a CDS encoding DUF5814 domain-containing protein, coding for MTLWILFIAERSKITVLAIRDKKKKPLFVGEVVLRNTSGGPRPHKFKVKTDKGEELHPPSEITDLLRKANRIMIAKDGDQEQTSDLVAMLQGFQLSADVVNVCRFCVLKDMFNFLNRRSIKYHREKICEDCAREELYRVLASSQTFYSDEACERLESILLKTRDLDRTLLMLSPEDLDHELTRFDSIAASKEISGTRIKELPIRRKFKDLLLKKSDTLLPVQSLSVESGLLKGQNQLVTSVTATGKTLIGELAGVENILRNKGKLLYLVPLVALANQKYDQFTKRYSNLGIQTSIRVGSARIKASKNDKSKRTLDSDIIIGTYEGIDYILRTGGADMLGQVGTIVVDEVHTIEDEERGHRLDGVIGRLKYVAPSAQFIYLSATVAKPQLMAKQLGAKLIEYEYRPVPIERHLVLCPEHSKIKIMTRLVRDEFNKVSSKGHKGQTIVFTNSRRNCHRIAEALPMYAAPYHAGLTSEERKKVEVSFGKGKLPVVVTTAALAAGVDFPASQVIFESLAMGIEWLNMQEFLQMLGRAGRPDYHDRGEVVLLAVPNKKYTSNQGDTEDAVAIKLLKGEMQHIGVDYGEEEKTEEILATAAVTHSVKDLKRIHANMLADYSVDFLIKRLERSKFLHRKGDSIKLTRFGKIASGHFLSVSKAFLIRDAVMMEQSPLTTVSNLEFFDSVYFKYAARISAALNINLPSRVFQGASLDILFEGENMQKLDISLRDQVFEFASDFLTCSCKDSPYCGCAEHKFSEKIISIRAEGYDPVGIVRKLENLYGVTAYPGDVLGYLDNVVRNLEAVEMIARAYSKKDIASEARRLRKQVEG
- a CDS encoding RAD55 family ATPase; protein product: MINNSITADTVTSEEQTEEYGETPSLYDSLKKPASDAISQDGMILLPSGISVLDRSLGGGLPAGSLSYFSADPRSMSEVFLYQFTQSRKTFYFTTGRKPKYVLNDIINLGFDPGNIIFVDIYSEYYFSSCGEMVESVGNEYMDSRIIEFAEYNLQNIANDAGDEIINIIIDSFSFFMNLQVSPGIIRQLTNVIYEITKEIQCLTYLYGQKGSTPVKMDNETFAAVDVIFDSSLDKESDKLVSKLSIPKIRGLIPNNDIIKFKIGEGVQIDTSKDIA
- a CDS encoding MTAP family purine nucleoside phosphorylase; protein product: MQIPEARALHGKSPDLAIIGGVNAFLPEKVESCPLETPFGNINVHFLNTAKGRVVIIPRHADGTKHVPPHRINYRAIVMGIKQLGVERIISLNSVGTMKEHPIGSIVLAEDFIDFTRNRVSTFHDDRTVHVDVTEPYCPEIRDSIKKVLKSKNAGFSEGVYACTEGPRFETRAEIRMMSQFADVVGMTGVPEVVLAKELNLCYASVCTVTNNACGLDDTKITASEVVDILQEKKETLFDIVIEAIEGIPKKRNCSCRHAMIDACL
- a CDS encoding DUF373 family protein; the encoded protein is MQTLILCIDRDNDLGEKADIRGPLIGREANIEAAVKLGTADPEDSDTNTIFGGIRVLDDMLAKGIDAEIVTLAGDRNIGIISDQKIANQLDLILKKFNAESAIFISDGAEDETLLPIVQSRIKIDSVRRIVVMQSANLESTYYIIKHAFNDPKISQTFFVPLGLASLIYAFFLMIDYPQGAVIGILAAIGLYMLYRGFGDSISILWGHMNDSFYSGRMTFVTYAIAGVIFALATIVGLVNVWNLYTSEGVWYYGIVPLVTVFINSTVWFYTGSILFADLGKIIDCKKSGRSVFRYIIPAFFAISMGLLFWGASTYLMSINPVIGSESLDSQAGVQYFVYSIVAAIIIALLGIKISTNIKMEEKKGLVGSADADT